The following coding sequences lie in one Candidatus Nitrospira allomarina genomic window:
- a CDS encoding FG-GAP-like repeat-containing protein, whose product MTPQITSLSFAARITATLVFFLHGIITSPAFSASSIQLAWTGSPESDLMGYYVYMGTSQRSYHITKNAGLNPSYVFQNLPDGLTYYFTVTAYDQSGNISVPAEEVAIALPTQNTNPNPHKNQDMNGDGKADLVFRNTKTGEVVLWLLSGSSGTASGILGQLPTEWALRGTGDVNGDGKADLIWRNDTSGAVAIWLINGLTIMSTSFLGSAPTAWDIQAVGDLNGDGKADLVWRNILDGNTAIWLMNESTIGSAGFPGGVSLGWQIAAMGDVNGDGKADIIWRNDTNGAVAVWLMNGDTITSTSFPGSAPTAWDIQASGDLNGDGKADLVWRNTLDGNTAIWLMNGSAIASSGFPATVQTTWQIAGAEDVNGDGKTDVIWRNNSDGAVAVWLMNGATIAFTNFPGAASPDWEIQ is encoded by the coding sequence ATGACCCCACAAATAACCTCCCTGAGTTTTGCAGCCAGAATTACAGCTACCCTCGTTTTTTTTCTACATGGAATAATCACTAGCCCCGCCTTCTCTGCTTCTTCCATCCAACTTGCCTGGACCGGGAGTCCGGAATCTGACCTGATGGGATATTATGTATATATGGGAACATCGCAAAGGTCTTACCACATTACGAAAAATGCAGGACTCAACCCATCATATGTTTTCCAAAACCTCCCGGATGGACTCACCTACTATTTTACGGTCACAGCCTATGATCAATCGGGAAACATCAGTGTACCGGCAGAGGAAGTGGCTATTGCCCTTCCCACACAAAACACAAACCCGAATCCTCATAAGAATCAGGACATGAATGGGGATGGAAAGGCCGACCTGGTCTTTCGAAACACGAAAACCGGAGAGGTAGTCCTGTGGCTGCTCAGTGGCTCCAGCGGCACAGCCTCCGGCATTCTGGGCCAATTACCCACCGAATGGGCTTTGAGGGGAACGGGCGATGTGAATGGGGACGGGAAGGCCGATCTCATTTGGCGCAATGACACGAGCGGCGCCGTGGCCATCTGGTTGATAAATGGCTTGACCATCATGTCCACAAGCTTTCTCGGCAGCGCGCCGACGGCTTGGGATATTCAGGCCGTTGGGGATCTCAACGGCGACGGCAAAGCCGATCTCGTCTGGCGCAACATCCTTGATGGCAATACCGCCATTTGGCTCATGAATGAAAGCACAATTGGTTCCGCTGGTTTTCCGGGTGGTGTCTCGTTAGGGTGGCAGATTGCTGCAATGGGCGATGTGAATGGGGACGGGAAGGCCGATATTATTTGGCGCAATGACACGAACGGTGCGGTGGCTGTGTGGTTGATGAATGGCGACACCATCACCTCCACGAGTTTCCCTGGTAGTGCACCGACGGCTTGGGATATTCAAGCCAGCGGGGATCTCAACGGCGATGGCAAAGCCGACCTCGTCTGGCGGAATACTCTTGATGGCAATACCGCCATTTGGCTCATGAATGGATCGGCAATTGCCTCCTCAGGATTCCCAGCCACTGTGCAGACGACATGGCAGATAGCAGGAGCAGAAGATGTGAATGGGGATGGCAAAACAGACGTCATTTGGCGCAACAACAGTGATGGAGCCGTAGCGGTATGGCTGATGAACGGCGCCACCATAGCCTTCACGAACTTTCCCGGTGCTGCTTCTCCGGACTGGGAAATCCAGTAA
- a CDS encoding STAS domain-containing protein, with protein sequence MICLFPKRNLHSLLFVADKPLMQDFDSSNNPTTRVLTLSGHLDSLQTLRLEEFIEEAQQGTCRHVILNLSKVPTMDLGGVGNLFTWYHALHINKVRLSIVAPSPMVRNTMESLHLTELISIYSSIPEAISHHPAPDSVSS encoded by the coding sequence ATGATTTGTCTTTTTCCAAAAAGAAATCTTCACTCTCTCCTCTTTGTTGCCGATAAACCTCTCATGCAGGACTTCGATAGTTCCAACAACCCTACCACTAGAGTATTGACTCTTTCCGGACACCTGGATTCCCTTCAAACCCTGAGACTTGAAGAATTTATTGAGGAGGCTCAACAAGGAACCTGCCGCCACGTCATCCTTAATCTTTCCAAAGTGCCGACCATGGACCTGGGCGGAGTAGGGAACCTTTTTACGTGGTACCACGCGTTGCATATTAATAAGGTGCGTCTCAGTATCGTGGCCCCGTCCCCCATGGTTCGCAATACAATGGAATCTCTCCATCTGACCGAACTCATTTCGATCTATTCGTCCATTCCCGAAGCGATTAGTCATCATCCTGCCCCCGATTCCGTTTCTTCCTAA
- a CDS encoding saccharopine dehydrogenase family protein, giving the protein MGKICILGGGKIGSLIATLLVECEDYEVVLGDVDPEVVARLKGEIAHDHFQVSSVDVQDTTALGRFIDSVGPEGIISCLPYFCNQAVGEQARACGAHYFDLTEDVEVTRKIREVSEGASSAFVPQCGLAPGFISIVAHELMTRFDSVDIVKMRVGALPVNPSNVLKYSLTWSTDGLINEYGNTCYGIENSREVPLLPLEGYETIAIDGLLYEAFNTSGGLGTLADTYAGKVRTMNYKTLRYPGHCEKIYLLMNDLKLNDDRETLKRILEKAVPKTLQDVVLIYTSVTGLRKGELYEENFVQKIYPQTIAERLWSAIQVTTAAGMCSVVDLVFERPGQYRGFVTQETFDLPSILANRFGRYFQPDDSCS; this is encoded by the coding sequence ATGGGTAAAATATGTATTCTTGGTGGGGGCAAAATCGGATCGCTGATTGCGACATTGCTGGTGGAGTGTGAAGACTACGAAGTGGTGCTGGGGGATGTCGATCCGGAAGTGGTTGCCAGGCTGAAGGGGGAAATTGCCCATGACCATTTTCAGGTATCATCTGTCGATGTCCAGGATACCACGGCCCTGGGTCGTTTTATCGATTCTGTCGGGCCGGAAGGAATTATTTCCTGTCTCCCGTATTTTTGCAACCAGGCGGTCGGAGAGCAAGCTCGCGCGTGTGGGGCGCATTATTTTGATTTAACCGAAGATGTGGAAGTTACAAGGAAGATTCGTGAGGTAAGTGAGGGCGCGTCTTCGGCATTTGTGCCGCAATGCGGGTTGGCGCCGGGATTTATCAGCATTGTGGCGCATGAACTCATGACACGGTTTGATTCTGTGGATATCGTGAAAATGCGGGTTGGAGCGTTACCGGTGAATCCCAGCAATGTGTTGAAATATTCGCTGACGTGGTCGACGGATGGCTTGATTAATGAATACGGCAACACGTGCTATGGGATTGAGAATAGCCGGGAAGTGCCGTTGCTGCCTCTCGAAGGATACGAAACCATTGCCATTGATGGCCTGCTATACGAGGCCTTTAATACTTCGGGTGGCCTGGGGACATTGGCGGATACGTATGCGGGCAAGGTCCGGACAATGAATTATAAGACCCTGCGCTATCCCGGCCATTGTGAAAAAATTTATCTGTTGATGAATGACCTCAAACTGAATGATGACCGGGAGACCTTAAAGCGTATTTTGGAAAAGGCCGTGCCGAAGACCTTGCAGGATGTGGTCTTAATTTATACGTCGGTGACGGGTCTTCGAAAAGGCGAGCTGTATGAAGAAAATTTTGTGCAGAAAATTTATCCACAGACGATTGCCGAAAGATTGTGGTCTGCGATTCAGGTGACGACGGCAGCCGGGATGTGCAGTGTGGTGGACCTTGTCTTTGAGCGTCCCGGTCAGTATCGGGGGTTTGTGACGCAAGAGACGTTTGATCTGCCCTCAATCCTGGCTAACCGGTTCGGACGGTATTTTCAACCGGATGATTCGTGTTCGTGA
- a CDS encoding polysaccharide biosynthesis/export family protein, which translates to MRQSAYRRSIHVVCLVSGLLSLSFFGSAFGDSNVGAMSQEAQRAEKRALIVIDDYIIGPEDILEISVWRNPDLSREVRVRPDGKVSLPLIGDVKAVGRTTSELRDDITQKLKSYKENPTVAIVVKEVNSYYFYVQGAVGKIGKLPLLSRTTLIQAITLAGGMAPDAVRSRITIFRLGMDSEAPQKLVVSYDDIILRGADNVELKPGDTIVVPSETMVLIP; encoded by the coding sequence ATGAGGCAGAGTGCGTATCGTAGGAGTATTCATGTCGTGTGTCTGGTATCCGGTTTGCTCAGCCTGAGTTTTTTCGGTTCGGCATTTGGTGATTCTAATGTGGGCGCCATGTCCCAAGAGGCCCAACGAGCCGAAAAACGGGCCTTAATTGTCATCGATGACTACATTATTGGGCCGGAAGACATTTTGGAAATCAGTGTCTGGCGCAATCCGGATCTGTCGAGAGAGGTGAGGGTTCGTCCCGATGGAAAAGTGTCCTTGCCCCTTATTGGAGATGTGAAGGCGGTGGGGCGTACGACTTCTGAACTTCGAGATGATATTACTCAGAAACTCAAGTCCTATAAGGAAAATCCGACAGTGGCCATCGTGGTTAAGGAAGTCAATAGTTATTACTTTTACGTACAAGGCGCAGTCGGCAAAATCGGGAAATTACCGTTGTTAAGCCGAACAACACTCATCCAGGCCATTACGTTAGCGGGAGGGATGGCACCAGATGCCGTACGGAGCCGGATTACAATTTTTCGGTTGGGAATGGATAGCGAGGCGCCGCAAAAATTGGTGGTCAGTTACGACGATATTATTTTGCGGGGAGCTGACAATGTTGAGTTAAAGCCCGGTGATACCATTGTCGTTCCTTCCGAGACCATGGTCCTGATTCCGTAA
- a CDS encoding SGNH/GDSL hydrolase family protein, whose amino-acid sequence MSNKNFNYFAKIGLLILIGVFGGFLIAEAGLRLLDISYPVFHGFDPERGRVLEPGMEGWFHGEGNAYIKINSAGFRDVEHQLQKPKNTYRILLLGDSYTEARQVMLEDTFGRKVEQQLRSCERLLPNNVEIINFGVPGYGNAEELITLRSRGWDYDPDLVLTMFFSGNDLIDNFPRAELREPEYIPRPYFHLDQGELKLVYNFQEWSPPLLKYQLLLWGVHHFRTLELLNQAKRVLAARQIGESQEQGSSHGGLADFVYAPPQTPIHREAWDITEAILKLMHQEVLEHGAKFFLVTATSPDQIDQEGRLLLQERLATQKLDYPEQRLRALGESEGFPVLNLLYDFQQHANQHHVHLHGFPNTKLGAGHWNEQGHELAAQLISERICQDPSIL is encoded by the coding sequence GTGAGCAATAAAAATTTCAATTACTTCGCAAAAATTGGCCTGCTAATTCTGATAGGCGTCTTTGGAGGTTTCCTGATTGCGGAAGCCGGCCTTCGTCTATTGGACATATCCTATCCGGTATTTCACGGGTTTGACCCTGAAAGAGGACGAGTTCTTGAACCGGGAATGGAAGGGTGGTTTCATGGTGAGGGAAACGCCTACATCAAAATTAACTCAGCAGGATTTCGGGATGTCGAGCATCAACTTCAAAAGCCAAAAAACACATACCGGATTTTGCTCCTGGGAGACTCCTATACGGAGGCAAGGCAAGTCATGCTGGAAGACACCTTCGGGAGAAAAGTCGAACAACAGCTCCGGTCATGTGAACGATTACTCCCGAACAATGTGGAGATCATCAATTTTGGGGTTCCAGGGTATGGAAATGCTGAAGAATTAATCACGCTACGCTCACGGGGTTGGGACTATGACCCCGACCTGGTGCTTACCATGTTTTTCAGCGGAAATGATCTCATCGACAATTTTCCCCGCGCGGAGCTGCGAGAACCAGAGTATATCCCTCGTCCGTACTTTCATCTTGATCAGGGAGAATTGAAGCTGGTGTACAATTTTCAGGAATGGTCTCCGCCGCTTCTCAAATATCAACTTCTTCTTTGGGGAGTACATCACTTTCGTACCTTGGAATTACTCAACCAGGCCAAGCGGGTGCTGGCGGCACGACAAATCGGGGAGAGTCAGGAACAGGGCTCTAGCCATGGAGGACTGGCAGACTTTGTCTATGCCCCACCCCAGACACCGATCCATCGTGAGGCATGGGACATTACCGAAGCCATACTGAAATTAATGCATCAGGAAGTGCTTGAGCATGGAGCCAAATTTTTTCTGGTCACGGCTACCAGCCCTGATCAAATCGACCAGGAAGGGAGACTGTTGTTGCAGGAGCGCCTTGCTACCCAAAAACTCGATTATCCGGAGCAACGGCTTCGAGCACTGGGGGAATCCGAAGGCTTTCCCGTGCTCAATCTGCTGTATGATTTTCAGCAGCATGCGAACCAACATCACGTGCATCTTCACGGGTTCCCGAATACGAAACTTGGGGCTGGGCATTGGAATGAACAAGGTCACGAATTAGCTGCCCAATTGATATCTGAACGGATATGTCAGGATCCTTCCATACTATAA
- a CDS encoding VOC family protein yields the protein MNQRSELEQVITRYIHEYAAKNHAAAIVKDALEEIGIGLFPVVDHITVRTSSIDPRAEEFLLLGYAYSETLEYDDWWAKVYRAPGCPALFVDQAYADERGKTSIIPGWVKQFGDRTLHHIAVRVAEIETGMERLTAKGVKFAGQIVGERGGDLRQVFTVPEQVNGHAFSVLELTERHRGFQGFSPPQANSLMQSTVTR from the coding sequence ATGAATCAGCGTTCCGAACTCGAACAGGTGATTACGCGATACATTCACGAATATGCTGCCAAAAACCATGCGGCGGCGATTGTCAAAGATGCGCTGGAGGAGATTGGCATCGGGCTGTTTCCGGTTGTGGATCATATCACCGTGCGCACGTCGTCGATTGATCCCCGGGCCGAGGAATTTCTGTTATTGGGGTATGCCTATTCTGAAACGTTGGAGTATGACGACTGGTGGGCCAAGGTCTACCGGGCACCCGGATGTCCCGCCTTATTTGTTGATCAGGCATATGCGGATGAACGGGGAAAGACGAGTATAATTCCCGGATGGGTCAAGCAATTCGGGGATCGCACCCTGCATCATATTGCCGTGCGCGTGGCGGAGATTGAAACCGGTATGGAACGGTTGACCGCCAAAGGGGTGAAGTTTGCCGGGCAGATTGTGGGGGAACGGGGAGGAGATCTTCGGCAGGTTTTTACTGTGCCTGAGCAAGTGAACGGGCACGCGTTTTCAGTTTTAGAATTGACCGAGCGTCATCGGGGGTTTCAAGGATTTTCTCCGCCGCAAGCCAATAGTCTCATGCAATCAACTGTGACCCGATGA
- a CDS encoding PA0069 family radical SAM protein, with protein sequence MKPISNPQNPFSPEVRERLEPPAPVTPDIFEETVKTILSHNTSPDLPFRWSVNPYRGCFHACAYCYARPTHEYWGFGSGTDFESKLVVKVNAPAKLQESLLKRSWQGELIVFSGNTDPYQPLEATYKLTRSCLQVCAEFHNPVGLISKSALIVRDIDVLQELRNKAWVRVFLSIPFASDDIARKVEPQAPSITKRFETLEQLSKAGISTAVSIAPVIPGLNEHDIPQILSRASDAGAQHAAYILLRLNDNVEQVFIERMTHHFPDRIQKILAHLKEVRGGQVGDRTFFKRHVGEGKTWNVIEQLFDMASKKHGFHDIPDTPISATFRRPGPTQLSLWES encoded by the coding sequence ATGAAACCGATCTCCAATCCACAAAATCCCTTTTCTCCAGAAGTCCGCGAGCGCCTGGAGCCGCCTGCACCGGTGACCCCGGACATCTTCGAAGAAACGGTGAAGACTATCCTCAGCCACAATACCAGCCCCGACCTCCCCTTTCGATGGAGCGTGAATCCCTACCGAGGGTGCTTTCATGCCTGCGCCTATTGCTATGCCCGCCCCACCCACGAATACTGGGGGTTTGGATCCGGAACGGACTTCGAATCCAAGCTGGTCGTCAAAGTCAATGCTCCTGCTAAACTTCAGGAATCATTGCTCAAACGATCCTGGCAAGGGGAATTGATTGTGTTTTCCGGCAATACCGATCCATATCAACCCCTGGAAGCCACCTACAAACTGACCAGATCCTGTTTACAAGTCTGTGCAGAATTTCATAATCCGGTTGGACTTATCTCCAAATCCGCCCTCATCGTGCGAGACATTGATGTATTGCAAGAGTTGCGTAACAAAGCATGGGTGCGCGTCTTTTTGAGTATTCCGTTTGCCTCAGATGACATTGCCCGGAAAGTTGAACCGCAAGCCCCCTCAATTACAAAACGATTTGAGACCTTAGAACAGTTGTCCAAAGCCGGCATTTCAACCGCGGTCTCGATTGCCCCCGTCATTCCGGGATTAAATGAACACGACATTCCACAGATTTTATCGCGCGCGAGCGATGCCGGTGCCCAACATGCTGCCTACATCCTGCTGCGTCTCAACGATAACGTGGAACAGGTATTTATTGAACGGATGACGCATCATTTTCCCGATCGAATCCAGAAAATCCTCGCCCACCTCAAAGAAGTTCGAGGAGGACAAGTTGGGGATCGAACGTTTTTCAAACGCCATGTTGGCGAGGGGAAAACATGGAATGTCATTGAGCAACTATTCGACATGGCCTCGAAGAAACATGGATTTCATGACATTCCCGATACACCTATTTCTGCTACTTTTCGACGGCCAGGACCCACGCAACTCTCTCTGTGGGAGTCCTGA
- a CDS encoding tetratricopeptide repeat protein, translated as MTLSFRPSHIFRYLSLTLLIMTLIGCSEDKTPWQLHTDQGTTMMEQGKFPEAEQELKAALELAEQFEGQDPRLIQSITNLAILHNAKGEPEQAEALLLKAVAIHEKGPNSQTAELAASLSNLGALYVTQQKFDQAQASFERALTVREQALGSDNPEVIRDLENLAALFVRQAHYAQAEPYLKRVLDSRERTTGPEAPELIEPLNNLALLHRAQEQYAQAEALLLRALAIKEKQIGPTNPHLLGSLNNLALLYSTAKQFSQATPVLERMLAISEEGFGKDHPRVAIILNQLGEIHRLQDQPGHAIPLIQRAIAIIEQAEGPEHSSLSGPLNNLAVLYVTTGQYDKADPLFQRTITLTEQTMGKDHFRVERALRNYATLLRKIGRTEDAVTQETRANAIHEKNNPTLTSSP; from the coding sequence ATGACTCTTTCTTTTCGACCCTCACATATTTTTCGGTACCTGTCCCTTACCCTGCTCATCATGACCCTCATCGGGTGCAGCGAAGACAAAACGCCCTGGCAACTCCACACCGACCAAGGCACGACCATGATGGAACAGGGAAAGTTCCCGGAAGCTGAACAGGAACTGAAGGCTGCGCTTGAGCTGGCCGAACAATTCGAAGGACAGGACCCTCGCCTCATCCAGTCCATCACCAATTTAGCGATTCTGCACAATGCGAAAGGGGAACCCGAACAGGCTGAAGCCCTCCTTCTGAAAGCTGTGGCTATTCATGAAAAAGGGCCAAATTCTCAGACAGCCGAGTTAGCAGCAAGCCTCAGTAATCTTGGTGCGTTATATGTCACTCAACAGAAGTTCGACCAGGCTCAAGCCTCATTCGAACGAGCCTTAACCGTTCGGGAACAAGCATTGGGTTCTGATAACCCCGAGGTTATCCGTGACCTGGAAAATCTCGCAGCACTGTTTGTGCGGCAAGCCCACTATGCCCAGGCGGAACCCTATCTGAAGCGGGTTCTCGACAGCCGGGAAAGGACCACAGGACCGGAAGCACCTGAACTCATTGAACCACTCAATAATCTCGCACTCCTCCATCGAGCTCAGGAACAGTATGCCCAGGCAGAGGCGTTATTACTCCGGGCTTTAGCCATCAAAGAGAAGCAAATTGGCCCCACCAATCCCCATCTGCTCGGCAGCTTGAACAATCTGGCGCTTCTCTATAGTACGGCCAAGCAATTTTCACAAGCGACCCCTGTGTTGGAACGAATGCTGGCTATTAGCGAAGAGGGATTTGGCAAGGACCATCCCCGGGTTGCCATCATCCTCAATCAATTGGGAGAAATCCACAGGCTACAGGACCAACCTGGGCACGCCATACCTTTAATCCAACGCGCCATTGCCATTATTGAACAGGCAGAAGGGCCCGAACATTCAAGCTTGAGCGGCCCTCTCAATAATTTAGCGGTACTGTATGTCACCACAGGACAATATGATAAAGCCGATCCCTTGTTTCAACGGACCATCACTCTCACTGAACAGACCATGGGAAAAGATCATTTTCGGGTGGAACGAGCGCTTAGAAATTACGCCACCCTCTTGCGAAAAATAGGTCGAACCGAGGACGCCGTCACGCAGGAAACGAGGGCCAATGCCATTCACGAAAAAAACAATCCTACACTGACATCTTCTCCGTAG